The Salvia splendens isolate huo1 chromosome 21, SspV2, whole genome shotgun sequence genome includes a window with the following:
- the LOC121784117 gene encoding leucine-rich repeat extensin-like protein 3, which produces MCFVGKATKIFVFIVAILVVTGLVLGFTLLRHHGIRKKSNDCSSDSCTETAPIVIPSPDSNPSLNPPATSNPSGNFNPPPPPPSESSGSSVPDSPPPPPSDNSTPSVPDLSPPPPALFSPPPPTAYPPPSAVVSVAPPPTFTPPNPVPAAPGPVNNS; this is translated from the coding sequence ATGTGCTTCGTTGGCAAAGCCACGAAGATCTTCGTCTTCATCGTCGCGATTCTCGTCGTCACCGGACTCGTCCTAGGGTTCACGCTGCTCAGGCATCACGGAATTCGCAAAAAATCGAACGATTGCAGCTCAGATTCGTGCACGGAGACTGCTCCGATCGTCATCCCCTCCCCCGATTCCAATCCGAGCCTAAATCCGCCCGCTACTTCTAATCCTTCCGGCAACTTcaatccgccgccgccgccgccgagtGAGAGCTCAGGCTCGAGTGTTCCGgattcgccgccgccgccgccgagtGATAATTCAACTCCTAGTGTTCCAGATTTATCTCCGCCTCCTCCGGCATTGTTTTCTCCGCCTCCTCCGACGGCTTACCCGCCGCCTTCAGCAGTCGTCTCGGTGGCTCCGCCTCCGACGTTTACTCCGCCCAATCCAGTACCGGCGGCGCCAGGTCCAGTGAATAATTCATAA
- the LOC121783302 gene encoding peroxisome biogenesis protein 22-like has protein sequence MADNAQDDLLQLIKRVGAFLSLKFPRDLDSRSVGAIAGLAFALVFTWRLLRAPSEPQRRQSKRQAPSASSSGVRSAETVNVSSQGAINLAEDSRTQNAIDEFFQPVKPTLGQIVRQRLSEGRKVTCRLLGVILEENTPEELQKQATVRSSVLEVLLEITKFCDLYLMERVLDDESEKKVLEALKDAGFFTSGGLVKDKVLFCGTENGRTSFVRQLEPDWHIDSNPEITTQLARFIKYQLHVSSVKLERPASNVFTAPSLEQFFGCV, from the exons ATGGCTGATAATGCCCAGGACGATCTTCTGCAGTTGATCAAACGTGTTGGAGCTTTCCTCTCTCTCAAGTTTCCCCGCGACCTG GATTCTCGATCAGTTGGGGCCATAGCAGGGTTAGCATTTGCTTTGGTGTTCACTTGGAGATTATTGAGAGCACCTAGTGAACCTCAAAGAAGGCAATCAAAACGGCAAGCTCCGTCAGCGAGTAGTTCTGGTGTTCGTAGTGCTGAGACAGTGAATGTTTCGTCTCAGGGGGCTATCAATCTTGCAGAGGATTCGAGAACCCAGAATGCTATCGATGAGTTCTTTCAGCCTGTAAAA CCAACCCTTGGACAAATTGTTAGGCAAAGATTGAGCGAAGGAAGGAAG GTAACATGTAGGTTGCTTGGTGTTATTCTCGAGGAGAACACTCCCGAGGAACTACAG AAGCAAGCAACTGTAAGATCATCTGTGCTGGAGGTGCTGCTTGAGATCACAAAATTTTGTGACCTTTATCTGATGGAAAGGGTGCTTGATGATgagagtgaa AAGAAAGTCCTAGAGGCCCTGAAAGATGCTGGGTTTTTTACATCAGGTGGCTTAGTCAAAGATAAG GTTCTTTTCTGCGGCACGGAGAATGGACGGACATCTTTTGTCAGACAGTTGGAACCAGATTGGCACATAGACTCGAATCCTGAAATTACTACCCAGTTAGCT AGATTCATAAAATATCAGCTTCACGTCTCATCTGTCAAGCTCGAACGACCTGCCTCTAATGTCTTTACAGCGCCATCCTTGGAACAGTTCTTTGGATGTGTCTAA